In the genome of Haliaeetus albicilla chromosome W, bHalAlb1.1, whole genome shotgun sequence, the window tgctccagcacgggctttcccatggagtcacggccatcttcggggaCCTCCGCTCccctgctcacctccatgggctgcagggggacagcctgctggcTCActacaggctgcaggggcatcaacctcctcaggcacccctccttcactgacctcagcATCCAcataggtgttcctctcacattacaatcccactactcactgcaggttccccttaaatctgttctcccagaggcgctaccactgtcactgattgggtcagcctgggccagaggcaggtccaacttggagccagggaagcttctagcagcttctcacaggagccacccctgtggcCCCCTCCCtggctaccaaaaaaaaaaaaacctgcgccacacaaacccataacaatAAGACATAGAGAATTCATACCAGACAGCAATGTTAAGTTTGTGACTCTATGGATAGtccatgaaaatataaaatggtTATACCCCAAATcctttaaattttcctttgaaaatcacTGACTTCTCATGTAGTTAGTTTTCCcattatgggggaaaaaaattgtaccCAGCTTACCTGAATGCATAGGCTAAGTGCCAGTGTGTCATGGAATATTTGCATATGGAGACTTCTTCCTGAATATCAGTTCAATGCAATAAGAACATCATTTCAGAGCAGAACCCTTCCTTTACTTTCTTATTAATATGAAGTAAGTTAACTGACAGAAGGAAGGCAGATAATAATGTTATGAATTTGTCTTAACCTACAAAAGGCAAGTTTACCAACTGAAACATAGTCAAGTTGGTTGGTTTGCCTTCATCTGTGAAAGACCTTGGACCCCTCCTCACCTCTGATCCTTCTCAATGTTGGCATTTTCTGTTTATCCTACTCCTTATTAGTAAGTCTACAGCCAAACAGGCCTATAATGTCTATAACTTTTTCCTAATACTTGTCTGAATTTCTTTCTATACTGGTTTAAGCTACACTTAATGTATAGCCTCTATATTTGAAAAGCCTACAAAATGAATTAAGTTTAGGCATGATTCAAAGAAACtaactcaatagtttgattaactattaagtaggtattccttattggcagcgctggatgcacgggggatcactccacctatcgtgcacaccgtcgggcctaattgtgcaggttaagtacatgttctacatacatattcactagatttccgagaaatgttatacatattcattagttttccaggaaactactagcatatgcaaatgtcctttacacaggcacattgaaggtctctggtggtcttccatagtcttcctcacttgtccgctatttgaccctcctcaggtgattctgtGCACTATGGtcctttacatgttttgatacatcaatgcttgttagtgctcttattatctaagttttcattagtggtgtaaaaCCATATGgctagtttaagctaaattatctacaaggacgagaacaaaggcaggagttcttatcttttccaGCCCTAcctattcaagcaaggcctctgcttgtgccttctcaacaagatcataaattcatcaaacatttaattaagttttgtgattgctTATGGCTCcctcttgctcatcactcccaagtaccagtctctgacaggcttaatcccTGACAAACACCAGTCCTTGGTCTATAAAGTTACAGAGAGCTAATCATTAAGCAATaagcagttcgttctctatatcagGTAGCAAATCAATACTCCTTAAGAAGAACTTGAAAATATGCACAGTATTTATGGGATTTACAAAAGCAGGCAGCAATACAGATAcctctttaaaaatgcacattttaaattttttataagCCTTTAGGTATCAATCATAAAAATACCCTAATAAAGCTTTGTTCTTATTCCAGTACCATCAATAATTCCAGCATGCCTTGAGAATAGTTCTCAGGAGATCAAAGGTTTGAAGTTCagtgtttcttctttcagaaaacagataaGGAATTGCTGAATGATATGCTTGCCTCAAGAAAAATAGTGCCATAGATTATGTTGTACTGCAGCTGTATATATTCTATGTTATTGTGCCTTTCAGCTTAAAAGCACAAACATGGCATAATTCCCTGAGACACTATCAGTTAGAGCACAAAAGagaatttttcaaacaaaatcttGGTCTGGGCTGAGACAATTGCAAAAGTCCCAATAACAGCATTGGAGAAATGATTTCACGCTTTGCATTCTTTGCTACAAATGTCTTCTGTAATGAGTGTTGAAGCAGTAAAGAGAGAGATGTCCAGTTATACTGTTATTACTGGTTTTATACACAAAGGATAATCTTTGCTTAAATATATCATAATGCTTTGTACATATAACTGATACAAAAATTGATACAGAAATGAATTTATAGTACTCTAAATTGTACTTACTGAGACttgtttgcaatttttttagAGGTTTTGGGATGAActtgtttgatttttcatgtatatcattcattttttccagtCCATTTACTAATTGAAAATAGGTAACATGAATTGAAAGAGGACTAAAACATTAATTAGTAAAGTGTTATAACAATAAGTCATAGTGATAAGAGGATCAAAATTATTTACTGAGAAACTTCctaaaaacaataaaatcccTACCCTCATATAGTGGCTGTTCATGAGACAGAGCCAAATTTAATCTGGCTCACAGTTTGAAAAACTTTCATCATTGTTAGTAGCTCCTTGCTGggtatctttttaaaattctactcTTATCTTGAAGTGTTGCCCATTACATTCACTAGACTAAAATTCTGTCCCCTCTTATGTCTATCCAAGTTTACTAGTCATGAATGGCAATAGCTATACAGACCTTGTGAGGCTGCTGTGTTTTTCAAATAAGGTGTGAAAACACACACCATCTGAGCAGTAGTGAAGAATGATGACTTAGTAGTGAAGTGTCTAACTATGAAGTGCCTAAAAATGTATGCATGATAGGGAATCTTGAAAGTCTAATTTTCCTTTAGTTATTTATCATATTTTATATTGGGCTGATCTTTtgacttattaaaaaaaagcaaaaacaaaaaacacaacaggCCCAGATCCACCTGACATGGGATGAAATTGGTGATCACAGCTCAGTCCTCAGTGAAGAGGGCTGGACCAGGGAGGACTCTGCTGGCTCTCGTTATCTTGTTGtatttctgctggaaaaggTCCATTTCACACTGCAGTGAAGTGCCCTTAGGGCAAGGAAGCATGGAGTACTAACTCCAGAGCTGAACACCATCGTTGTGTCCATACAGCACTGTGGCTGAGATACAGGGCTTACTAGTTTGGGGGAGCGAAACTCAGCTCCCTACACTGCATTAGATATACAGCCTAATACCTCCATGTGGTATACTGTGTTGTATGGGTGCCCGACCCTGTGCTATGCTTTCCCCAGGGTACCTCTGAACCTTTCCCTGGTACTGCCCATCTCCCAGTTTTcactatttttctgttaaagttGGTGAAAGTCATTGCCTTAGTTGCTGTGTTGCCTGTCATGCTTGGGCCAGCCTCTGCCTCTGGTGCCCCCATCCCAGAGAGCACTCCCAGCATCCCAGGGGCTCCAGCTGACTAGTGACAAACAGTTGCTCCACAGTCTTTGTTAACCCCCTCTTACAGGGCCAGACTCACACAGGCAACGCAGTCACACAGCTCAGCGTGACAGCGGGTTTGTCACATGTTTCTTTAGTATGGCAATCACAAGCATCACTCTGTGTACATTAACTGAACAGCATGCAATAAGTCCAGCAACCCAGCTGTCTGGTTCCAAGCTCCCCTtcacatattttaaatgagttttctATATGTTGTCATGCATTTTTATTAGTTATCTTTTATCGTGTCTCTCTCATATGGTTTTTAATTGATTTAATTCATATCATAAATGCTATTCATCTATTCAGTTCATGCTGTACCTTCCCCAGTCTATACATCTTGCTCCATCCAGGTATCTTACATAAAGTTTTGTTAGTCCATTGATGGACTAGAGACATTCTGCCCATTAATCGATTATCTGTTCTTTAGCAACCCTTGCAATTTTAGGTGTACAGCTACAGTAATTCtacttcatatttttcaggGCTCTATTTTGGCCTGCATACTGCCTTTTCCAAGTGCCACCATTATTTGGGGTACATAAAATTTTGTGTGGTCCAGCATCCCTCTCCTAAGAATTTCCACtaattgtttcagaaaaaaaaaattatatactgTAAAACTTTAGTGTACTATTTCTTTGTGGCTTCATAGCACAAAATAAGTAAACTGGACTAGTATAGATTGTATTCCCTTCCCAACACTTTCCAACTGGATTATTTTCACATGTTAAAAACCTCTGTGATGTAGAGTGATGGTTCTCCAGGATCTTGTGCTCAACCACTagcagagaaaagcaatttGTGTCAGATCACTGCCTCCTCCAAAATCTGACTGGTTGGTTCTCAGAACACTTGAATCTGGAGCCACCAGGGATCATGAGAACTCCACAGATTGTAGCTACCAACAGAATGTTCTCAAATTTAGATTACACAGCTACAGTGATTATAGGATTGTATTGTTCAAGCTTCTTTCAAATCCCCAATGACTGTTGTTTTCCAGGTGTTTTAATTCTTAGCCCATGATGAGTTTTGCCAGTATCATACTTGATTCTGAAGTAAAAGTAGAATATAACATCTGCCACGTGCATTTCTATTTTGtgcattttccttatttttatatacttgtGTTGGGCTGTTGGAGctaaaatagaatagaatagaaaaatacatattcttaGAGAAGGaatagaagaaaagagagatttcacaTATTAAGACCTCCAATGTGACTTCCTACATAGTTTGATATGCAGCAGTATTCAAGTATGTTGCAGTTAATACTTAATATAGAAATCTCAAGACCGACAATCTGATGCCAGCTCTCCCAGAGTCTCCATTATCACATTTTATATATAGTTGAAGATGTTGGGAGCTATGCAgtcttttccaaataaatacatttgtaaGATGCAATACAGGTTAGAAGGCCTTtagataatttttcttcttaaaattaattctgtaatGGTTATTGCACTAGTTTTAAGACTTCTATGTTATTTCAACAAGGTTTTTAGCATTGTGAAATCAGTAATGTGTTATAACAATAAAAAGGATTTACAACTTGATAAGATTAGTGGGAGATATTCACACCACCTACTTATGTCATGTAACTGGGAGCAGCTGCCTTTCTTCACTGACTGTATTTACAGAGAGCTTGGATTCTCCACTTTTGGTCCCCTGAATCACAGCAAAGCCTCATAGCTATTAAGTTGAAAGTAAATGGTGTGAATTTTCTCTGAACTCTTCTCATGGTATCCTTACAGTTCCAAGTagtaaaatgtttatttctgaaatcaAGAAGTAGTATAAAATTGCGAGTACAACTTAAGCAAATAAATCGCAGTCCTTCTGTCTTTACAGTTAGAACCCAGGCTCTCAACAATGGTTCCACTGTACTCTCTGAAGATGGGAAGAGATTATGAGATACGAGTCCGATCAAGACAACGTACCTCCGAAAAATTTGGGGAGTTCAGTGAAATCCTTTATGTAACTTTTTCTCAAACAGGTGTTGAATTTTTTCGTTGTGCTGAAGGTAAATAAGCAAAGTGCAGCAAAGTGTTTTTATAACCATTGCtgtctttttgtcttttgggTGTTGGGTTTGGGAGGGGGTTCTCCTTACTTTTGATGTTGTATGCTTGAGTGGATTGATAATTCAGCCTACTACATGAAAATCATTTGGTGAGATTGAGAGTGTACAAATTCCATATACAAGTTCAGATGTAAACTCAGCAAGACTTTCCCAGTTCATCAGAGAGCAAAAATATGGATAGCTTTAAGAATCGGAAATAATAACTGCTGTTGCACATCCTATAGAGCCGAAAATACAGTTAAATCTCATACTTCATTGTGTAAACTGAGCACTCCAGTAGTGAAGAGAAGAATTGTCACTTCTATTAAAGTGCTATACTGCTGGCTAAGTTTGTTACCAGAATGATGTGCTTTTCTAATTTGCCCAATACTATCAAGGACAGCGTTTTTCTGATTCTTGCTTCTGTCTTGTACTGGTTTTTAAAGTGCTATtaaagacagaagaagaaacagccaTTGAGCACCacattttttctattaaaagaatGAGACAGTGCCTTTTCCTAAAGCATTCTCAGGTCTGAGCTACTAAATTAACTCTTCAAAATATGAGCTCTTCAGCAAGTTATTTTAACAAGCTGCTTCACTTAATTTTCCAGAATATTAGTGGAGGTGTTAAATAAAACCACCCATAACTCTTATCTTTCAAAATCTTGCTAGATTGGCCTTTTTAACTCTTTGTATTACTACTTTTAATTCCTAATTTATATGAAGAGCTAATGTTCTGTCAACGTGGCATTATTTTGTCAAGGTTTTCATATGAACTGCATTAAGTTGTCAAGGTTTTAtaggaacaaaattaaaatactatgAAAATCTGAGGCCATCATATGAGCACAGTTTTCTTCAATCACTACAACCCAGATTCTGCAAGTTGATCCATATCTATACATCTCACACAGCAGCAGTGATCTGATTTGATGGATCAGTTTTCCACCATGTACTGCATTGCTGAATTGGGACATAAGTTGGaaatttccaaaggaaaattGAGAAACCATAAGATGGTCTGGCAAAATTTATTCttacttgttttgtattttaccCTCAGGAACATAgaattaaaattgaaattttcCATGTTAAAAGTTAAGTATTTAAATTCAAATGTAATATTCTAACTTTTTGAAGCAGCTGGATGTTCACAGGTCTCACTGACATGACAAGGAGTTACTGGTTCCccatttgtcatggtttaaccccagccagcaactaagcaccacgcagctgctcactcgctcactcctcccctcacccagtgggatggggaggacaatcaggaaaaaagtaaaactcgtgggttgagataagaacagtttaataatgaaactaaaataaaatacaataaaatacaataataagaacaataataataaaatataataccaataataattgtaatgaaaaggaatataacaaaaagagataaattagaccaaagaaaagacaagtgatgcacaatgcaattgctcaccacctgctgaccgatgcctgagcagtgatctgcccctcccagccaactgcccccagtttatatactgagcatgatgttctatggtatggaagatccctttggctagttcaggtcagctgtcctggctatgctccctcccagcttcttatacacctgcttgctggcagaggatgggaaactgaaaaattcttcacttaggataagtgctacttagcaacaactaaaacagcagtgtgttatcaaaattattctcacactaaatccaaaacacagaactgtaccagctactaggaagaaaattaactctatcccagccaaaaccaggacaccattaAATTAGGGACCTAACAGACATATCCAAATAGGACTTTAAATACTCATGCATGAAAACTTGTCCAGTCAAAATCTAAGCTGAGAGTAGAGGGCTAAAACTGAtgcctgaattattttttttttgtccaaaagACTGTATATTAAGTTCATGTATAGAATTCTAATGCTTCCTGTACAGTATTTCTTAGCCCAAAAAATGAGTGAAGTTTGTACGGAAAACTTAAAATTGGGAACAAATGAGAAGAATCTAAGGCTACTgccagaataatttttctataCTTTGTATTCTACAGTGTCGGCTTAAGTATGATGGAATTGCcagtatttaaaagataaaacatttcatttatcaGCATTGTTATTCATTCCTACCAAATCACATTTCTCAATGACCTAAAGTCTCTCTTTGTAGCCACCTGCGAGGTAAATAAAagggagaaatattttttctttttttttttttgcaattggAGGTTCACAACATAATTAATGTTCTGCCTTTAGAAATAGTATTATGCTACCACCATATTTTAGTTTCTGTGAGAGAAGGCTAGTTCGTCTATGATTTAGCATGCTATTAATAATGTTCTCCAAGCTTGGGCTAACAAGCAGTAACATGGTCTGTGGCATTATATGCCATCAGGACTACTGGTAGCATGTTCCAAGCAGGCAGAATGTTCCTTGTGGCTTGTTTTGCTACATATATTGTCTGTATTAAGATcttgtttatattaaaaaactcAAGTCTGTCTTTGCAAGGAGTCTCAGTGAGCTCacaaatgcaatatagaaaCTGTTGAGACCAAAagggtatttttatttctgcttaacACAGAACTTTCACATTTAAGTAACCAAAGATTCTCCTATGAGTTTTTATGACTTTGGAATCCTCAGGCAGCAGAAGACAAGGTTGAAATTAAAGATGTAATGGAGACGCAAATTCCtgctaacatttttttgttctgttgtttcAGAAATTGAGTTTCCATGGGTCTTAGTTGTTATCTTTGGAGCATGTGGGCTGGCTGTAACAGTGATCTTAATCCTGTTGTCCAAACAACCAAGGTAGAGAGTTTTTATTTGTCAGATTTTATGTACTTGTAGCTTAAAAATTAGagtgctttaatttttttcaaatctggGGGACTAGAAACTATTTTGAGGATTGTTGTCCATCCTCTTAAGCTACATGGATGCCAGCATATGTACGCACTAGGCCTTCAGCAGTGAGAATCTGATTATGTTGACAGCTCCTGTTCCTTTTAGATTGCAGAACATTTTATACTATAGTATTTACTTAGGCTATGAAGGGGATTGGTTTTTTAGTCCATTCAAATTTTGGGAATACTATTTTTATCCATTTACTGTTCAAAAGTTTCACACAAACATATGTCtatatatttgtttttgttcttggaCTATTCCACTAATCTCTGACTATTTCTTCATTGAGCCAAGGGACAGAGCTTGAGTCATAGGGCAGTATTTGGTCTCTGTGGATAGACTGCAGCTCCTATAAGtaacaggaataaaataaaacaaagcttaGGACTGTGTAATTTATAAAAAAGACACAATgacacatatataaaaatgtcaaaatggtCTCAAAGTGAATTCATCCCCTAAAATGTGTGTTCAGGGATGGGTTTTGGCAGAATAATTCAGCTTGGATGTCATACCATTACTGTCCTAGACTATGGAGCAACACAACAGTCAAGCCCCAGTGCACACATGCATGTTGTCAGTGGTCTTGTATATACACTTCGAAAATGAACACTGAGGTGTTTTGAACATACCAGCATAAGGACAAGTcgctgaaatgaaaacaagatgGTGCAGTTGGagcagctcaaaaaaaaaatttaggcaAGCAGCACTATGCTTTATCAGTGCTTAACTTAAGGAAGCTGCTACCTGCAATGGCATACCAATTCCAGAGTTAAGAGCAAGGCTCCTGATACAATGCATGACAAAAGCTAGATATGTCAGAATGGGGCAAGAACAACTCACACATGGGACCAGGAGGTCACTAAGGTCAGCACACTGAGCAAGGAGTGGCTTGATCACAGAAGATCTTGAGGGCTGAAGCATGTCTGATCACAGCTCATTAATATCTTCCATGCTAATCATTATTGCTAGAGGAGGCTTTTCTCCACTGGGGACCCTTCATCTGGAAAGTTTTTCTGGACCTATGGGCCTGCACCCTTTCCTTCAAACTGGTTCACGCAGTGGTGGGAGCGGCAATGTAttctgcagaagagcaggcTGCATAGGTTTCCAGTAATGCAAAATATCCAGGCTCAGTTTCCTCCTGTATCTGAAAAGATATCAATTCATAATTTCCTCAACTCTGATCTCACAAGGTCTGAACCAGGCTCCCGAAGACAGATGCCATAGGGTTAGGCCATACTCTTTTAGAGTTGAGAGATGTAGGCTTGAATTATGCGAGGAGCAGAGCACAGTTCTCCCTCCTGAATGATTTCTCCAGGCAGTGAGTGGTAAAATCCTTTGTCCATTTCGTTAGAAGCAGTGCCCAATCCTGTCGGAATAGCTGATTTGTGGATTCAACTGTAAGCGTAAATCTTAAACTAATACTCTGAAAGCCCAGCCAGTGCACAGCTAACACTGCCCCTCCAGGGATTAGGTGGAAAATTACTGGATTTCTGGCTCTCATTGAGGCTTGCTGGGTAGAACTTTGAGGGTCTGCcaaaaacaaaaatagctgGGGAATTTGGGCCTGCCATAGTTAAGCAGAAGTTGCCTAAATTTCTCTGTAGCACTTCTTAAGATCCCTCTAATCCTCCCTGGACCTCAGCAAGGTCACTAACAATGCAGCAAAACTAATATTTGGATTTGGATCTACCATTCCCACAGCTTACTTTCTAAAATAGGCAAGTAACCCAGTATAAAGAGAATGCTGAATTTTCCTTTTGGGAAGTACAGTTTATCTGTTTGCAAaagaagcaaggaggtaaaatggAGGAGATGATAGGCATGACCCACTATTGTTGGTTTATTATTAATGGAAAAATCATCTTTCTATTTGggtttggttgtgggtttttttctcaaagaatTAGAAATTCAGTTTATGAAGAATTAGAATAATATCTATTTCCACAGTATGTACATGCATAAGCAAGTTACTAGTTCTTTATCTACAAGGGTAAACCCCTGTTGTTATTATATATTACTTGTTACAttaataatttagaaaacagaagtgtCATAGAGATGGCAAAATACTAGCCTAAATTTTTGAAgttgtgtttctgttttatttattagttCTAAAGTAATTCACTCTTCAccaactcctttttttctgttcctctatttaaatttatttggcTTATGCAAGACTACTTTGTCCCTGAAAAAACAATTGTGTCAGGTTCCTttgaaaattatgtaaaaaGGGAAACTATTGACAGTGCTCTAGGAACTTACTCTCTTTCTATAGAGCATTAAATTATCAAAGACTGGAGTCCAAAATGGATTCCCACATAAATGTATGTGATTTCAATAAAGAAGGCTgcagaaaacttgttttttatttggaatGAGAGAAAACAATCATTCTTTTCCTTAGCACTATTTGAAATTTAATCttcaaacatttcagttttgaagtAAATAAGTATAAATGCAATGTAAAGCTCTCTTCTTTCTAAACTCCTCATAAAGGACCACTGTCAATTAAAAGccatcatttattttttccaggttaaaaatgctgatttttcctCCTGTGCCAGTTCCAAAGATTAAAGGGATTGACCCAGATCTCTTGAAGGTAATATTGTGCTCTAAAATCTACAGCGGGAATCATTGTAGTAGTAGCAGGTGACAATTGTTGTCCCAGGCAGAACaattttgtaggaaaaaattATGACATGGGGGTAGTTGCCACAGAATTAGTtttcataaaatacaaaaaaacccacactttgCAATTATTACATCAGCTACAGTTACCTTTCCTTAAGTTAACACCATAAAAAGCACAAGCactttcattctttcctttataacattatttttttattgctttatagAAAGGAAAGCTAGATGAAGTGAACTCAATCTTAGCCAGCCATGACAGCTACAAGACACATCTATACAATGACGACTTGTGGGTTGAGTTTATTGAGTTGGACATAGAAGACCCCGAAGAAAAGAACAGAGTCTCAGATACCGACAGGCTCCTGAATGAAGATCATCTGAAATCACAGTGTTGCTTGGGAGCAAAGGATGATGATTCTGGACGGGCCAGTTGTTGTGAACCAGATATTCCAGAGACAGACTTCAGTGCAAGTGACACATGTGATGCCATCTCTGATATTGATCAATTCAAAAAGGtaactgaaaaagaagaggatCTCTTGTGCCTTGATAGGAAAGATAATGGCGAGTCACTTCAAAGTCTTGCCGACACAGACACCCAACAGCTGCATACTAATACTCAGTCCAAAAATAGCCAGTTGTGGCCACCTTTTGCAGACAGCATTGACTCAGCTAGACCATCGATCCATACCCAGCTAAGTAACCAGAATTCATTGACAGATACTGATTTTTACACACAAGTGAGCGATATTACTCCAGCAGGCAGTGTTGTACTTTCACCAGGGCAGAAATCCAAGGTGGGGAGAGCACAGTGTGAAAGCTGCACAGAACAAAACTTCACCATGGACAATGCCTACTTCTGTGAAGAAGATGTGAAAAAATGTATTGCTGTGACTTCCCATGAAGAGGATGAGCTGCATATTCAGGAGCAAAGCTATAACGAGGACGCTTATTTCACCACAGAGAGCCTTACCACTATTGCTGTCAATCTTGGAGCTTCAACAGCAGAAACCCCAAGTTCAGAGATGCCTGTCCTAGACTATACATCTATTCATATCGTTCACTCTCTTGTGCTCAATGCAACTGCACTGCCTGTGCCAGACAAGGAATTTAACATGTCTTGTGGCTATGTGAGCACAGACCAGCTGAACAAAATCATGCTGTAGCTCTTCTTTGACTAGGTGTGTGCAGTATTTCACAGCAGAGAGTCAGCTCGGGCTTGTATGCTGAAACCAAAATGAAATCTAAAAGTTTCTCATGGTTCTTATAATTTTATCTGAAATGTTGAAACATACAATATTCATCAAAATATTCCTATTGTGTTCTGTAAATATTATCTATGAATTTGTCTTGAGATTATTTTACTAGCAGTGACTTGTTCTTGTGGGTGTTGATTTTTGTGATACTAAACATTGAAATTACTATGTTTAATGTACAGTAAATCATGCTTTTTGATAAAGCTAAAAATCAGGTGGTTTAAAGTCTAAGAATTTAGTAAAATTCATGCTGTTGGCAGAGATCTTTATATCAATAATTGGGAACTGAACATATaggtgaaaaaacaaaaatagtttgCATAACAAAACCACATCTATTTTGatttatataaattaataaaatatatgttaatattttagtcataaaaacataaatgtttTCTATTACACTACACACTGTAGGTTAATTATGATGACCCATCTAAGGAATATAATTGCTGCAATCTTAAAAAGGAGCTTTCTGTTTTATGAAAGTTTTGTTTGCagcaaaaagaataaatagaTTTTTACAGAGCCATTGTATACCTCCAAAGAA includes:
- the LOC104325022 gene encoding growth hormone receptor — protein: MDLQHLLFTLALVCANDSLSASDDILRWPQISKCRSPELETFSCYWTDGNFYNLTAPGTIQLLYMKRNDEDWKECPDYITAGENSCYFNTSYTSIWIPYCVKLANKDEVFDEKCFSVDEIVLPDPPVHLNWTLLNTSQTGIHGDIQVRWDPPPTADVQKGWITLEYELQYKEVNETKWKELEPRLSTMVPLYSLKMGRDYEIRVRSRQRTSEKFGEFSEILYVTFSQTGVEFFRCAEEIEFPWVLVVIFGACGLAVTVILILLSKQPRLKMLIFPPVPVPKIKGIDPDLLKKGKLDEVNSILASHDSYKTHLYNDDLWVEFIELDIEDPEEKNRVSDTDRLLNEDHLKSQCCLGAKDDDSGRASCCEPDIPETDFSASDTCDAISDIDQFKKVTEKEEDLLCLDRKDNGESLQSLADTDTQQLHTNTQSKNSQLWPPFADSIDSARPSIHTQLSNQNSLTDTDFYTQVSDITPAGSVVLSPGQKSKVGRAQCESCTEQNFTMDNAYFCEEDVKKCIAVTSHEEDELHIQEQSYNEDAYFTTESLTTIAVNLGASTAETPSSEMPVLDYTSIHIVHSLVLNATALPVPDKEFNMSCGYVSTDQLNKIML